CCAACACCACCACGCAGGCCGGGCAGGCCGCGCCGCACCAGTTCCTGTTCAACCGCACCACGGGCGTGGAAGGCGTGGTGAGCCTGCACGGATCGCTGTTCCTCGGCAACAGCCTGCGCCGTCACACCGTACTGGCCAGCAAGCTGCGCGAGGTGGGTGAATCGGCCGTGGTGATCGACGACCTGCAGCCGGCGCCAGACAAGGTGCGCAAGGTGGCCGCCGCGGTGGGCCTGGCCGATGTCGGGCAGACCCTGGCCACCGAAGTGCAGCGCCAACTGGATGAAGCGGCCGCTATCGGCAAGGGATTGGCCCATGCGCCGCGCGTGATCCATGTGTCGGCCACCGGCGGTGGCGGCACCCCGACCGTGGCGGGCGCCGACAGTGCGTCGGCCGAAATGATCGCCCTGGCGGGCGGTATCAACGTGGGCAGCGAAGCCGGGGTAAAGAACTACTCGCAGCTGAGCAATGAAGGCGTGATCGCCGCGGCACCGGAGGTGATCCTGGTGACTGAACACGATCTGCAGCAGTTCGGCGGCGCCGACGGTCTGTGGAAAGCCTACCCGACGCTGAAGCAGACGCCGGCCGGCGCGGCCAACCGGGTCTGGGTCATGCCCGATGTGCAGTTGAAGTACACCAGCGTGGGCACGGGTGCGGGTGCGCTGGCGCTGGCCAAGGCCCTGGCGGCGCTGCCGCCGGCATGAGTCCGGCTGATCGGCGCCGCCGTCGCGGGCGGGTGATTCTGCTGGTGGCGCTGCTGGCTCTGCTGGGCGCCGTGCTGGCGTCGTTCGCGATGGGGCCGCTGCGCCTGCCGCCGCTGGAAGTGGTGCAGGCCCTGGGGGTGAAGCTGGGCCTGGTCGATCCGCAGGCGGTCAGTCGCCGCGACCTCGCCGTGGTGTGGCAGCTGCGCATTCCGCGCGCCCTGCTGGGGGCCATGGTGGGGGCGGCGTTGGCGATGGCCGGTGCGAGCCTGCAGGGATTGTTCGGCAATCCGCTGGCCGACCCTGGCATCGTCGGCGTCAGCCAGGGCGCGGCGCTGGGCGCCGTAGCGGCGATCGTGCTGGGCGCGGCAGGTGCGGCAGGCTGGCTGGTGCCGGTGGCTGCATTTGGCGGTGGCGCACTGGCCATCGGCCTGACCTACGCGTTGGCGCGCCCGGGGAAGGGCAGTGGCAATGCGACGTTGCTGCTGGTGGGTATTGCGATGGCCGCGTTCTGTTCGGCGCTGATCGGATTCCTTACTTACATTGCCAGCGAAAGCGAACTGCAGTCGCTGGTGTTCTGGCAGATGGGTTCGCTGGCGCGCGCGAACTGGGCGGACGTGGTGGCGGTGCTGCCGCTGTTCGCCATCGGCGTGGTCGCACTGCTTCGCCTGGCTACGCCGCTGGACATGCTGGCACTGGGCGAGCGGCAGGCGCAGCACTTGGGGCTGGATGTGGCACGCACGCGCCGCCTGTTGGTGGCGTTCAGCGCATTGCTGGTGGGCGCAGCCGTGGCCTTTGCCGGCTCGATCAGTTTCGTGGGCTTGGTGGTGCCGCATGTCGCGCGCCTGCTGGTTGGCCCTGGCCATCGCTGGCTGCTGCCGGTGGCAGGCGTGCTCGGCGCACTGCTGATCGTCATCGCCGATACCGCCGCACGCACGCTGGATCCGCCCGCGGAAATTCCGCTTGGCCTGTTCTCCGCTGCACTGGGCGCGCCGTTCTTCCTCTGGCTGGTGCTGCAGCAGCGCCGCAAGGACGTGCCATGAGCATGAGCGCGCCATGAGCGATTTCCTGCAGTTGCGCGAGGTGGTGGTACGCCGCCAGCAGCGCGAGATCCTGCATGGCATCAACCTGGCGTTCGCGCCCGGCACGGTGACCGCGCTGGTGGGCCCGAACGGTGCTGGCAAGTCGACCCTGCTGGCGGTGGCCGCTGGCGACCTGCGGCCCGATGTTGGCGAAGTGCAGCTGCATGGCGCGCCGCTGCGCAGCTACAAGTCAGGCCCGTTGGCGCGCGAACGCGCGGTGATGCCGCAGGAGCATGGTGTGCGCTTCGCCTTCAGTGTTGAAGAAGTGGTGGCGATGGGGCGCTTGCCGCACCCGCCGGATCCGGCGGTGGACGATGCGCGCGTGGAAGCCGCCATCGACGCGGCCGAACTGCAGGCACTGCGCCTGCGCGAGGTGCAGCAGCTGTCCGGTGGCGAATCAGCGCGCACCACGTTCGCGCGCGTGCTGGCGCAGGACACGCCGCTGCTGTTGCTGGACGAACCGACCGCCGCCCTCGATCTGCGTCACCAGGAACGCACCCTGCGCAGCGTGCGTGCATGCGCCGAAGCAGGCGCCTGCGTGATCGTGGTGCTGCACGATCTGAATCTGGCGGCAGGCTACGCCGATCGCATCGTGTTGCTGGAACAGGGCAGGGTGGCGGCCGACGGCACACCTGCGCAGGTGCTGACCGAAGCCCATCTGCAGCGCGTGTACCAGCAGGATGTCGTAGTGCTGCAGCATCCACGTCGCGGCGTGCCGTTGGTGGTAGTCACCTGATCAGCGGGGTCAGATCCCGGGGTCGGATCCTTTCGCGCAGCGAAAGGCTCTGGCCCCATTGAGCAAGGCGTGAACCCGCGCCACCCCGTACCATGAGCGGTTCGCTTTTCTCAATGGACTGACCTTATGAAACACCGTCTCCCGCGCACCATCGTGCTTGCTTCCATCCTCGGCGCCGCTGCCATCACCAACGCCGCAGCAACCACCTCGATGTCCTTGAGCGCTGCATCCGACCAGGCCACGTCGATCGAGACGCGCCACGCCGCGGGCAAGGGCGCCACGCCAGAGCTGTTCACCACGCACTACTACGCCGGCGGTGAGATGATGATGGCCTGGGGCGGTAACCGCGTCCTGGTGCTGTGCAAGAAGGCCGCGTATCTGAAGATGCCGGGCATGAATCCGGCGGCAAGCGAACTTTCCCTCGATAAGCGGCAGATGATCGGCTACCAAGCCATGATGGCAGGCATCACCGGCGTCGCCGCCGTGGCAGGCCTGGTCGATGGCGCCGTGGATGTGGCCAGCGACGGCAGCGAAGTGCATCAGCAGGCCGAGCGCAGCTGGGCATATGGCGTTGAACGCTACGATGTGATCAGCCAGCGCATGCCCCATGGCGCACTGCGCGTGCGCGCACTCAAGACCGCAACGGTGAACACGGCAACGCCGTCGAAGCCGGATGACACCTTCAGCAGCGATGAGGATCAGGCGGCGCGGCTGAGCGAGCTGGGCGCCGTGGGGAGCTGGACCGAGGTGACCTTCCACAACACGCCCCGTCGCGGCGAGATCGATGCCGACTACGCACTGACGGACTGGGTGTCGGTGACGGGCGACCATGCTGCCACGGTGGCCGAGGCACGGCGGATCAACGGCTGCGAGTGAGTCTGCGGGGGTGGGGTCAGAGCCCTTGGCTGTGCCAAGGGATCTGACCCCAAGCTGGCCGGGGTCAGATCCCTTCGCATGGCGAAGGGCTCTGACCCCATTCCACCCCAGGGTCGGATCCCTGCGCGAAGTGAAGGGCTCTCACCCCAATACGCCTCATCGTTCCATCCATGCGCGCAATAACCCCTTGCGCGCCAGATTGGCAGGTCTACAATGCGCCCCATGAACCGGATGCCGCTCCTGAAGTTTTTCACCCTGACCCGCGCAAGCGCGGAACGGGCATGCCTGCCTGGAGTGCCACGGGGCCGTTGATACGGCTGCCGCTGGACCATCCACAGAGCGCCCTCCGGGGCGCTCTTTTCGTTTGTGCTTTGCAGCGTCGACCGTGGGTCGACCACCTCAACCATCAGTCGACCAACGGTCGACGCTACCTTGATCAGTCGACCAGCGGTCGACGCTACCTTTCAGTAACGCGAAGGAGAACGTGCCATGCACCAGATCGCCGAGACCGAACGCTAGCCGCGCGCCCTGTCGCCAACCGGGGTGCGCGGCCCTCGAAGTTGGCTTTGCAGGAACCTATCTCATGAACACCCTGACCCTTTCCCGCCGTCGCAACCTCGGCATCATTGCCCACATCGACGCCGGCAAAACCACGCTGACCGAACGCCTGCTGTGGAAAAGCGGCGAGATCCACCGCGTCGGCGAAGTGCACGATGGCAATGCCACCACCGATTTCTCGGCGATCGAGCGCGAACGCGGCATCACCATCGGTGCGGCTGCCGTGCAGGCGCAATGGGCGCCGCGCGATCTGCCGCCGCATCGGCTGACCCTCATCGACACCCCCGGCCACATCGACTTCGCCATTGAAGTCGAGCGTTCGCTGCGCGTGCTTGACGGCGCCGTGGCGGTGTTCTCGGCCGTCGATGGCGTGCAGCCGCAGTCCGAAACCGTGTGGCGCCAGGCGCGCCGGCATCGTGTGCCGCTCATCGCCTTCGTCAACAAGATGGATCGCTTCGGCGCGTCGTTCGACCGTGTGCTGAAACAGCTGCAGGACAAGCTGCAGGCGCGGGCGTGGGCGCTGGGTGTGCCGCTGGGCAACGAAGGCGACTTCCATGGTTGGGTCGATCTGGTCGATGAGCGCGTGCTGCAGTGGCAGGACGCTGGCGTGGCATCCATCACCCCGTGGGGCGAGGACGAACGTGCGCAGTGGCAGGCCGAACGGCAGGCGCTCATCGAAGCCGTGGCGGACCACGACGACGTGCTGGCCACCGCGTGGCTGGAAGGCGCCGTGATCGACGCGGACATGCTGCGCGCGGCCATCCGCCGGGCAACGCTGGCCGGTGCCGGTGTGCCGGTGCTGGCAGGTGCGGCCTTCAAGGACAAGGGCATCGAAACGCTGCTGGATGCGGTGGTCGATTACCTGCCGTCGCCGCTGGATCGCCCCGCCGTCACTGCCCAGACCGAGCAGGGCGACGTGTCGCTGCCGCCGGACCCGGACGGTCCGCTGGCGGGCCTGCTGTTCAAGATCACCCACCAGCAGCACGGCGCGCTCAGCTTCGTGCGGCTGTACTCGGGCACCTTGAAGGTTGGTGACGCCATCGCCAGTTCGCAGCACCCGCAAGGGCGCCGCGTCAGCCGGCTGGTGCGCGTACAGGCGGACCAGACCCACGACATCGAACAGGCCGTGGCCGGCGATATCGTCGCGGTGCTGGGCTGGAAGGATGCCGTCAGCGGTGAAACGCTGAGCGGGCGAGGGCAGCCGTTGCGCCTGGAAAGCATCCAGTCGCAGGCGCCGGTACTGGCCTGGCGGCTGGAGCCGGCACGTGCGGCCGACCTGATCCGCATGGCGCAGGGGCTGGCCAGCCTGGCCCAGGAAGACCCGTCGTTCAAGGTGGAAACCGAGCGCGACAGTGGTGAAACCCTGGTCTGGGGCATGGGCGAGCTGCACCTTGAGGTGATGGTCGAGCGCCTGCGCAGTGAGTGGAAGGTCGATGTCGGCGTTGGCGCGCCGCGCGTGGCCTACCAGGAAACGCCGTTGCGCGCGGTGTCCGGTGCGGTTGGCCGGGTGTCCAAGCAGAACGGTGGCCAGGGCCAGTTCGCCCATGTGGTGCTGGACGTGGTGCCGCGTGACGACGACCAAGTGGTGTTCAACGACCGCATCGTCGGTGGCGTCGTACCGCGCGGCTTCATCGCCGCAGTGGAAAAGGGTGTGCGTGCGGCGCTGACGACCGGGCCGCAGGGACATCCGGTGGTTGGCATCGAGATCAGCCTGGTGGATGGTGAAACCCACGCCAAGGACTCCTCGGAAATGGCCTTCCACCGCGCAGGCGGCGAGGCGATCAAGGCCGCGCTGGCCACGGGCGGTACGCAGCTGCTGGAACCGGTGATGGCAGTGACGGTGCATTCGCCGTCGGCCTCGGTGGGTGATGTGGTGGGCGACCTCAACCGTCGCCACGGCCGTATCGCTCGCATCGATGACCAGGAAGGTCGCGCCGAAGTCAGTGGTTTTGCGCCGCTGGCCAACCTGGTGGGTTACACCACCTCGCTGCGCTCGCTCAGCCAGGGGCGGGCCAGCAGTGAAGCGCATCTGCACGGGTATGAGCCGGTGCGCGCTGCGTGATGCATCGAGGGGGAGCCCGTTCGCGGGCTCCCTTTTTTGCTTTTTGGGAAGGCGTATCCACGCATGGCGTGGATCTACCGGAGATGGGGGTGGATGGGTTTTTGCGCGTTGCAATGCAACAAAACTGCAGAAAAAGCTGGATTAAAGTGATGCCTCACGATAAATTGCGCACCCCCAGTTGATTTGCCGCCGACCGCACCCGCCATGCGTGATGACAATGACCCCGGAACCCTGGAGCTGACCCTGCCGCGCAAGCGCGGTCGGCCGCCCAAGTTCGGGTACGCCATGAGCGATGCGCAGCGCGCTGCACGTTACCGTGCACGCAGGGCAGGGCAGGCGAACCATGCCGATGTGCGCTCGTGCAGCGACATGGTGCTGCTGGACAAGATCCGCGCGGCCGTCAGTGCCCGCGACACCGAACTGGCCGGCTTCCTGGTGCACGTTCTGTGGCAGCGTTACCCGCTGCAGCTCAAATAATTCAGTGTCAGGGTGGCTCTTGCCACCCGGCTTGTTGATAATGCGGGATTCAGGTTGTTCCCGCTGGCGCGCCCGGGATGGCAGGCGTGCATGTTCGACATGGCTTTGACGATGACCACCACCAGCGACACCACCACCGAAGCTGCACAGAGCGGCGCACCCCTGTTCTACACCCGCCCGGTGCCGCTGCAGGCCGATGTGCATGCCGATGTGCGCATCCTGCCGGGCAAGCTGGAGTTCGCTGCCAGCAGCAACTCGATCCCGCTGGTGCTCGGCGAATTCTCGCTGGCGCTGCATCACTTCCCGATCCTGTTCGCTGGCCCGACCGCCGTGCCGATGGCCGCTGTCGGCATCACCACCGAAAATCTGTTCATCACCGATGGCCTGTGGTCGGATGAAGCCTACATCCCGGCCTATCTGCGTCGTCACCCCTTCATCTTCATCGATACCGGCGCGGACAACGACTTCCTGCTGGGCATCGACGAAGAAAGCCCGCGCATCGTGCGTGGCGGCGACGAAGGCCAGCCGCTGTTCGTCGATGGCAAGGCCACCGACATCGTGCAGCAGGCGCTGGAGTTCTGCGGCCAGTTCACCCGCGAACACGAACAGACCCGTGCGTTCTCCAAGGCACTGCTGGAAAACGACCTGCTGGTCGAACGCAATGCCACCATCCGCCTGCCGGACGGCCGCGAGTTCAACCTCAATGGTTTCTTCGTGGTGGACGTGGAGAAGTTCGTCGCCCTGCCGGATGCCACGGTGGTCGAATGGCACCGCAGCGGTTGGCTGGCCCTGATCCACCAGCACCTGATGTCGCTGGGTCGCTTCAACGATCTGACCCGTCGCCAGGCCGAGCGTAACGCCGCCTGAGTCACAGCTCTGGCGCGGCGCCCAGCGCACCGCGCCAGACCAGCAGCACCCGCAGCAGCCGCCGTGCCTCGGACCAGTCCGGCACGGCGGCGTTGCCCACGCCCCACAATTCCCCCGCCACGTCCTGCATGGCCGCCATGCCGCGCATCTGCAGCACGCCCTGCAGGCGGTGCGCGTGATGCCGCAGCAGCTGCGCATCCTCCCCATCCACCGCCGCCTGCAACTGCGCCAGCCCGGCACGGATATCCTCTTCGTAATCGGCCAACAACTGCGGCGGCAGTTGGCCAGCTGTTGGCAAGCCGGCGTCGGTTCTTTCCAGCGCGGCCAGCAGCTGCTCTATCTGCAGTGGCTTGGTCAGTACCTGGTCGAATCCCGCATGCCGGCAGCGTTCCAGATGGTCATCGCCACTGTGTGCCGACAGTGCAAACAAGCGTGTGCGATGGGCCTGCATGCCTTCCAGTTCGCGCAGCTGCGCGGCCAGCGCATAGCCATCCATCGCGTCCAGCTGTATATCCAGCAACACGACCGAGGCCGGCGAGGCCGCCTGGCGAGCGAGTGCCGCAGCGGGGCCGTCGGCCTCCTGCACCTGGGCGCCCAGCAGCAGCAGTCGTTCGGCGATCACCTTGCGATTGAGTGCATGATCCTCCACCAGCAGCACCCGCAATCCGCTCAGGGGTGCCAGCGCATCCGCCCGCCCATCCTCAAGTACATCGTCATCCAGCATCCGTACCGGCACGCGCAGGGTGAAGCGGCTACCGCGTCCGTGCACGCTGTGCGCGTCCAGCTTGCCGCCCATCGCCTGTGCCAGCTGGCGGCAGATCGACAGACCCAGGCCACTACCGCCGCGCTCACGACCACCATCAGCCTGCCGATAAGGCGAGAACAGCCCGGCCATCTGTGCAGGGGGAATGCCGATGCCACTATCAACCACCTCGATCTGCAGCTGAGCGGGCTCGGCGGCCGCGTCCAGTTCAACGCGAAGGTCCACGCCGCCAACGTCGGTGAACTTGAGAGCGTTGCCCAGCAGATTGTCCAGAATCTGACGCAGGCACTCCGGATCGATCAGAACCGGCGGCAGGGTGTCCTTGCAATGCAACCGCAGACTGAGGCGCTTCTGCTGGGCCTGTGGCATGGCCGTGTTCAGCGCCTGCGTGCACATCGCAGCCACAGCGCACGGTTCCGGCCGCGGCTGGAAAGTGCCGCTGGCCAGTCGCGAAAAATCCAGGGCGCGATTGAGCAGCCGGCGCAGGCTCTGTCCAGCCGTTGCGGCGATCGATGCCAGCTCCTGCGCACCGGCAGGAAGGGCTGATTGGCACAGCAGGTCGACCGCCGTCACCATGGCCTGCGCCGCATTGCGCACTTCATGATTGACCATGCTCGAGGCATGGGCCTGCTCGCGCTTGCGGGCCCGCGCGCGCCGGCGCTTATGTCGGGCCAGGTGCATCAGCACAAGCAGGGCCGACGCGGCGGCCACTACTGCTGGCACCAGCCAGCGGGCCGAGATGGATGCGGTGCCCTGGAGGCCATCGCTCAGTGTCTGCCGGGCCCAGTGCTGCAGCAGCGCCGCATGCTCTTCAATGCTGATCTGCTGCAGGGCCAGTTCGATGCGGTCGAGCAGGTGCTGGTCCGTGTGCCGGGCCAGCAGGTGAAGCTCCTGGGGGAACTGGCCACGCATCGCCTGCAGCCGCAGGCTGGATCGGTAGTCGCGCCGGAACACCGGGCGCAGGCTCGCTTCCAGGCCAATGGCCGCGTCTGCCGCGCCCGCTTCAACCATGGCCAGTGCAGCGTGCATGTTGGGCGCAGCCAGAATCTTTACGTCCGGATGGCGCTCGGCCATCCAGGCGGGGTAGGGGCCACCATCCACGGCCACCAGCGCCAGATTGCGCAGGTTGCCCGCATCGTGGGGCAGGGTGCTGTCCATCCGCCCGGCCAATACGGTGTCGCCGCCGCGGAATGGGCGTGATTGAATCAGGCCGGGGCAGGGCAGAGGCACATCGCTGGTCGAACCCTGCACCAGCACCAGGTCGGCCTGGCCTGCACAGACGGCAGTGGTGGCAGCCAGTGTGCTGTCGTGTGGCAGCTCGATGAAGGACAGGCCGGAATGCTGCGTCACCAATTTCGCATAACGATGGGCAATGGTCGGCGGCGTATCGGGATGTGCCTGATCGGG
Above is a genomic segment from Stenotrophomonas sp. ESTM1D_MKCIP4_1 containing:
- a CDS encoding heme ABC transporter ATP-binding protein; translation: MSDFLQLREVVVRRQQREILHGINLAFAPGTVTALVGPNGAGKSTLLAVAAGDLRPDVGEVQLHGAPLRSYKSGPLARERAVMPQEHGVRFAFSVEEVVAMGRLPHPPDPAVDDARVEAAIDAAELQALRLREVQQLSGGESARTTFARVLAQDTPLLLLDEPTAALDLRHQERTLRSVRACAEAGACVIVVLHDLNLAAGYADRIVLLEQGRVAADGTPAQVLTEAHLQRVYQQDVVVLQHPRRGVPLVVVT
- a CDS encoding ATP-binding protein, yielding MTCMRWARLATAALSLCLLASATIEAPQSQPWHEGRGVRVATGPVLRPFPDQAHPDTPPTIAHRYAKLVTQHSGLSFIELPHDSTLAATTAVCAGQADLVLVQGSTSDVPLPCPGLIQSRPFRGGDTVLAGRMDSTLPHDAGNLRNLALVAVDGGPYPAWMAERHPDVKILAAPNMHAALAMVEAGAADAAIGLEASLRPVFRRDYRSSLRLQAMRGQFPQELHLLARHTDQHLLDRIELALQQISIEEHAALLQHWARQTLSDGLQGTASISARWLVPAVVAAASALLVLMHLARHKRRRARARKREQAHASSMVNHEVRNAAQAMVTAVDLLCQSALPAGAQELASIAATAGQSLRRLLNRALDFSRLASGTFQPRPEPCAVAAMCTQALNTAMPQAQQKRLSLRLHCKDTLPPVLIDPECLRQILDNLLGNALKFTDVGGVDLRVELDAAAEPAQLQIEVVDSGIGIPPAQMAGLFSPYRQADGGRERGGSGLGLSICRQLAQAMGGKLDAHSVHGRGSRFTLRVPVRMLDDDVLEDGRADALAPLSGLRVLLVEDHALNRKVIAERLLLLGAQVQEADGPAAALARQAASPASVVLLDIQLDAMDGYALAAQLRELEGMQAHRTRLFALSAHSGDDHLERCRHAGFDQVLTKPLQIEQLLAALERTDAGLPTAGQLPPQLLADYEEDIRAGLAQLQAAVDGEDAQLLRHHAHRLQGVLQMRGMAAMQDVAGELWGVGNAAVPDWSEARRLLRVLLVWRGALGAAPEL
- a CDS encoding ABC transporter substrate-binding protein, producing the protein MNIASRLRLCALPLAVSLALAACGGSSAPSAATDTAAPPATAEGQPAAVELPAGWQRVAGAEVPALTGQSPALPTAVQSDDGAQAEVSDISRIIAGGDDVIAVLEALGLGKQVFAAPTNTTTQAGQAAPHQFLFNRTTGVEGVVSLHGSLFLGNSLRRHTVLASKLREVGESAVVIDDLQPAPDKVRKVAAAVGLADVGQTLATEVQRQLDEAAAIGKGLAHAPRVIHVSATGGGGTPTVAGADSASAEMIALAGGINVGSEAGVKNYSQLSNEGVIAAAPEVILVTEHDLQQFGGADGLWKAYPTLKQTPAGAANRVWVMPDVQLKYTSVGTGAGALALAKALAALPPA
- a CDS encoding iron ABC transporter permease; its protein translation is MSPADRRRRRGRVILLVALLALLGAVLASFAMGPLRLPPLEVVQALGVKLGLVDPQAVSRRDLAVVWQLRIPRALLGAMVGAALAMAGASLQGLFGNPLADPGIVGVSQGAALGAVAAIVLGAAGAAGWLVPVAAFGGGALAIGLTYALARPGKGSGNATLLLVGIAMAAFCSALIGFLTYIASESELQSLVFWQMGSLARANWADVVAVLPLFAIGVVALLRLATPLDMLALGERQAQHLGLDVARTRRLLVAFSALLVGAAVAFAGSISFVGLVVPHVARLLVGPGHRWLLPVAGVLGALLIVIADTAARTLDPPAEIPLGLFSAALGAPFFLWLVLQQRRKDVP
- a CDS encoding SapC family protein yields the protein MTTTSDTTTEAAQSGAPLFYTRPVPLQADVHADVRILPGKLEFAASSNSIPLVLGEFSLALHHFPILFAGPTAVPMAAVGITTENLFITDGLWSDEAYIPAYLRRHPFIFIDTGADNDFLLGIDEESPRIVRGGDEGQPLFVDGKATDIVQQALEFCGQFTREHEQTRAFSKALLENDLLVERNATIRLPDGREFNLNGFFVVDVEKFVALPDATVVEWHRSGWLALIHQHLMSLGRFNDLTRRQAERNAA
- the fusA gene encoding elongation factor G: MNTLTLSRRRNLGIIAHIDAGKTTLTERLLWKSGEIHRVGEVHDGNATTDFSAIERERGITIGAAAVQAQWAPRDLPPHRLTLIDTPGHIDFAIEVERSLRVLDGAVAVFSAVDGVQPQSETVWRQARRHRVPLIAFVNKMDRFGASFDRVLKQLQDKLQARAWALGVPLGNEGDFHGWVDLVDERVLQWQDAGVASITPWGEDERAQWQAERQALIEAVADHDDVLATAWLEGAVIDADMLRAAIRRATLAGAGVPVLAGAAFKDKGIETLLDAVVDYLPSPLDRPAVTAQTEQGDVSLPPDPDGPLAGLLFKITHQQHGALSFVRLYSGTLKVGDAIASSQHPQGRRVSRLVRVQADQTHDIEQAVAGDIVAVLGWKDAVSGETLSGRGQPLRLESIQSQAPVLAWRLEPARAADLIRMAQGLASLAQEDPSFKVETERDSGETLVWGMGELHLEVMVERLRSEWKVDVGVGAPRVAYQETPLRAVSGAVGRVSKQNGGQGQFAHVVLDVVPRDDDQVVFNDRIVGGVVPRGFIAAVEKGVRAALTTGPQGHPVVGIEISLVDGETHAKDSSEMAFHRAGGEAIKAALATGGTQLLEPVMAVTVHSPSASVGDVVGDLNRRHGRIARIDDQEGRAEVSGFAPLANLVGYTTSLRSLSQGRASSEAHLHGYEPVRAA